In Oceanispirochaeta sp., the following are encoded in one genomic region:
- a CDS encoding Tm-1-like ATP-binding domain-containing protein — protein sequence MKKTIALLASLDTKSNEISFMRNLVEQMGHNPFIIDVGARVSPAMKPDITALEVARSAGVNIKSLMELSKLEMIEILKSGIKNVVRDLFNQKRINGILSIGGLQNTVIAVEGMMELSIGFPKIMVSTVASGKRSFESIVGSKDIIVIPSIVDFTGSNMISDTILTNAVAAMVGMVEKAGKPIDPTGKFIIGATLMGVVNDGVAGAVEKVRNEGFEVLSFHSTGVGGGIMEELIRSGMIHAVMDFSLHEMVCECFGGYSSGSDNRLVAAGEAGIPQIIAVGAVDFLDYETGNIPISLEDRKYLKHNAGLYHIKAKKEEILKVGNLIAHRLNEAKGPVTVLLPLRGFRQATEIGEALYDPEVDAALIEFLKKELKPHIRIVEIDSNINGDGFIDVAVKEVLNLISDNTERKG from the coding sequence ATACAAAGAGTAATGAAATTTCCTTCATGAGGAATTTGGTTGAACAGATGGGACACAATCCCTTTATCATCGACGTGGGAGCCAGAGTCTCTCCCGCAATGAAACCGGATATCACGGCACTGGAAGTGGCCCGGTCTGCGGGTGTCAATATCAAGTCTCTCATGGAACTGTCAAAGCTTGAAATGATTGAGATCCTGAAGTCAGGGATAAAAAATGTTGTCCGGGATCTTTTTAATCAGAAGCGGATTAACGGCATCCTTTCCATAGGTGGCCTTCAGAATACAGTGATTGCCGTTGAAGGCATGATGGAACTCTCCATCGGATTTCCCAAGATCATGGTGTCTACCGTAGCCAGCGGCAAGCGGTCCTTTGAATCGATTGTAGGATCAAAGGATATCATCGTTATTCCGTCAATTGTGGATTTTACCGGCTCCAATATGATTTCAGATACGATTCTGACCAATGCCGTCGCCGCCATGGTCGGTATGGTTGAAAAGGCGGGGAAACCAATTGATCCTACGGGGAAATTCATCATCGGAGCGACCCTGATGGGTGTTGTCAATGATGGTGTCGCCGGGGCTGTCGAAAAGGTCAGAAATGAAGGATTTGAGGTTTTAAGTTTTCACTCCACAGGAGTAGGCGGAGGAATCATGGAAGAGCTGATCCGTTCAGGAATGATCCACGCCGTCATGGATTTTTCTCTGCATGAAATGGTCTGTGAATGCTTCGGAGGTTATTCCTCCGGATCGGATAATCGGCTGGTGGCAGCCGGTGAAGCAGGAATACCTCAGATCATCGCCGTGGGGGCTGTGGATTTTCTGGACTATGAGACAGGTAATATACCCATCTCTCTGGAAGATAGAAAATATTTGAAGCATAATGCCGGGCTCTATCATATAAAGGCAAAAAAAGAGGAAATTCTCAAAGTCGGGAATCTCATTGCCCATCGTTTAAATGAAGCAAAGGGGCCTGTGACAGTGCTTCTGCCTCTCCGAGGATTCCGGCAGGCTACGGAGATCGGAGAGGCTTTATATGATCCGGAAGTGGATGCGGCACTTATAGAGTTTCTCAAAAAAGAGTTGAAACCTCATATCAGAATTGTAGAAATTGACAGCAACATAAATGGAGATGGATTTATCGATGTGGCTGTGAAGGAAGTATTGAATCTTATCTCTGACAATACTGAAAGGAAAGGATGA
- a CDS encoding class II aldolase/adducin family protein — protein MSYEKIKSDMRMAAQRAYDIKLQSGDGGNLSVRVPDQDMLLIKASGCSFGEMNDENIVLIDFDGQIVLGDKIPSREYMTHVAIYKERGEVLAIFHSHSPWCTSVAEKFDTIPPISLPLEMKIGKVPVLDMGDNHADQEVADSVRQFLRTNRDITCFIQKRHGLFSFGSNIIKAEHNAELMEEGSQVGFLASMKI, from the coding sequence ATGAGTTATGAGAAAATAAAATCAGACATGAGAATGGCAGCTCAGAGAGCCTATGATATAAAACTTCAGTCTGGGGACGGTGGAAATCTGAGCGTCAGAGTTCCCGACCAGGATATGCTTCTGATCAAAGCCTCCGGGTGTTCCTTCGGTGAAATGAATGATGAAAATATCGTTCTCATCGATTTTGACGGTCAGATTGTTCTGGGTGATAAAATACCATCCCGTGAATATATGACCCATGTGGCGATCTATAAAGAACGCGGGGAAGTGCTGGCTATATTTCACAGCCACTCCCCCTGGTGTACTTCTGTTGCTGAGAAATTCGATACAATCCCCCCTATCTCACTCCCTCTGGAAATGAAAATTGGAAAAGTCCCTGTCCTGGATATGGGAGACAATCATGCCGATCAGGAAGTTGCAGATTCCGTCCGGCAATTCCTGAGAACGAATAGAGATATCACTTGTTTTATTCAGAAAAGACATGGTCTGTTTTCTTTTGGCAGCAACATTATCAAGGCAGAACACAATGCGGAACTGATGGAGGAAGGTTCGCAGGTAGGGTTTCTTGCAAGTATGAAAATTTAA
- a CDS encoding sugar-binding transcriptional regulator: MPKLPKDDLVIRCAYLFYKERLNIKGVAERLDISRFKVSRYLKEAEDAGIVEVRFNIPDLQYQSLAMDIEEIFPVKRVVIVPVSADMSSEDVRRSVGHKGTEILKEFLNDLSIGVTWGRTIADMVQDLPEREVQCTSIAELTGGFGMISPKISTSSLAPLLAQKTNALCYQMHGPILSSNVTIAQSLLSDNSIVRTLNVSRKCDVAIFGMTPLNKNALLYRSDLITEQDIEYLKGKGVLGTILGRFFNASGEEVETPFKDQAVSISWNNFLNIPERMALIGGVEKAKCIRSLMKAGIMTTVIMDSITAKAVLEETDSKGSENEL, encoded by the coding sequence ATGCCGAAACTGCCCAAGGATGATCTTGTTATCCGCTGTGCTTACCTTTTTTACAAGGAGAGACTCAACATAAAAGGCGTCGCTGAACGATTGGATATATCCCGTTTTAAAGTCTCTAGATATTTGAAAGAAGCTGAAGACGCCGGGATTGTAGAAGTCAGATTCAATATTCCCGATCTGCAGTATCAGTCACTGGCCATGGATATAGAAGAAATATTCCCTGTCAAACGGGTTGTGATCGTTCCCGTCTCAGCTGATATGAGTTCAGAGGATGTCAGGAGATCTGTAGGCCATAAGGGAACAGAAATTCTTAAAGAATTTCTGAATGATCTTTCCATTGGTGTCACCTGGGGAAGAACCATCGCAGATATGGTGCAGGATCTACCTGAAAGAGAGGTACAGTGCACATCCATAGCGGAATTGACAGGCGGTTTTGGAATGATCAGTCCTAAAATTTCAACCAGTTCTCTGGCTCCTCTGTTGGCCCAGAAGACGAATGCCCTCTGCTACCAGATGCATGGCCCGATACTCTCCAGTAATGTGACAATCGCACAGAGTCTTCTGTCGGACAACTCGATTGTACGAACCCTCAATGTGTCCAGAAAATGCGATGTCGCCATATTCGGTATGACTCCACTGAATAAGAATGCACTGCTCTACCGGTCAGATCTGATAACAGAACAGGATATTGAATATTTAAAAGGAAAGGGTGTCCTCGGAACGATTCTCGGCAGGTTTTTTAATGCCTCAGGGGAAGAAGTGGAGACTCCTTTTAAAGATCAGGCTGTTTCGATCAGCTGGAATAATTTTCTGAATATACCGGAAAGAATGGCTCTGATCGGGGGTGTGGAAAAAGCAAAATGCATTAGGAGCCTTATGAAAGCAGGAATTATGACCACGGTGATCATGGATAGTATAACCGCCAAAGCGGTATTGGAAGAAACCGATAGTAAAGGATCAGAAAATGAGTTATGA